From Haloglomus litoreum, the proteins below share one genomic window:
- a CDS encoding transglutaminase domain-containing protein, with protein MNRRGLLSLVLVGVCVVSLVAAAPLLDQSGNPAVRTLLGVEGTPTPGAGPPKPTVGAVERPYWRSMSYDRYTGSGWTRTGNATAYDGPLPGPAGDSGEVTLRLRTRSTVQTLPAPWKPVRVGGGVADETRVYDAGLQPAEAFRPGRAFTVTSRVPNWTVADLRAAGTDYPAAIEERYTQLPAETPARVRRLAGNVTADAGTPYATAVAVERWLETNKRYSLDARRPADGFADTFLFEMEAGYCQYFATGMVAMLRAEGVPARYVSGYSPSERTDFGTYTVRGKYAHAWVEVYFPGEGWVTFDPTPAAARASARGSVEADLAGAAGATGQAAAARTPGGSSSVGSRSAARAAGAPAGAIAQSDEEYVRADVDVELDGAVVPGNVVTATVRDPETGERLPDHQVRFNDDPIGVTDRDGEVTGRVPYAESLRVTVHRPAAGTATPDGDGGFGGGDGELATATATPTVTPAGGGGGGGQAGRTREPSTIQDLRYSGRSVTLGGPIDRLSNEVLFTVTVVDGAERFAPGTGGTRTATATAVPAATTTGTSALAVGPRRVRSAGALATTTRRGARARQDDEPIPLNTTIDVTLSPGSVPAPGREVTVSADIEGVPVADATVSVAGETYTTDDRGRATVPAPFRPRANVSVRRDAATGAAVLAVRTDDRRLAFDGEPRPGGNVSVRGSVASVPLAEAAVRVNGRRVATTDERGRATVPVPYAERLNVTLARDRVAVNASRELPTRLRIRPRGLVSPGGNVETHVTLGREPVANASVFVGGERVGRTAADGTLAVDLPVALGTSVGARRGAATGVHRVTLWPWWFAGLALLGAGLTLVASRGLAVADSEFEVDPALLGRPWELLRLLRLGVLLAGLFVLRAVARRVGGPDVDVPDFDEADREPPEVPAPDADENTVYRTWARFADGVDMVDRSPGEVASEATRRGLPAGPVERLREAFEAVRYGDRDPAATEETAREAFREVECASREAASRDDGRDGRAAAGHDGTVSDDDDRGDGR; from the coding sequence GTGAACCGGCGGGGGCTGCTGTCGCTGGTGCTGGTGGGCGTCTGCGTGGTGAGTCTCGTCGCCGCGGCGCCGCTGCTCGACCAGTCCGGGAACCCCGCCGTGCGGACGCTGCTGGGGGTCGAGGGGACGCCGACGCCGGGGGCCGGCCCGCCGAAGCCGACCGTCGGCGCCGTGGAGCGCCCGTACTGGCGGTCGATGTCCTACGACCGCTACACGGGCAGCGGGTGGACCCGGACCGGGAACGCGACCGCGTACGACGGGCCGCTGCCGGGTCCCGCCGGCGATAGCGGCGAGGTGACGCTCCGGCTCCGGACGCGGAGCACGGTGCAGACGCTGCCGGCCCCCTGGAAGCCCGTCCGGGTCGGCGGCGGGGTCGCCGACGAGACGCGGGTCTACGACGCCGGGCTCCAGCCGGCCGAGGCGTTCCGGCCGGGCCGAGCGTTCACCGTCACGAGCCGCGTGCCGAACTGGACCGTGGCGGACCTCCGGGCCGCCGGCACCGACTACCCCGCGGCCATCGAGGAGCGCTACACCCAGTTGCCGGCCGAGACACCCGCGCGGGTCCGCCGGCTGGCCGGCAACGTCACCGCGGACGCCGGGACGCCGTACGCGACGGCCGTCGCCGTCGAGCGGTGGCTGGAGACGAACAAGCGCTACTCGCTCGACGCCCGCCGGCCGGCCGACGGGTTCGCGGACACCTTCCTCTTCGAGATGGAGGCGGGCTACTGCCAGTACTTCGCGACGGGGATGGTGGCGATGCTCCGCGCCGAGGGCGTGCCCGCGCGCTACGTCTCGGGCTACTCACCGTCCGAGCGGACGGATTTCGGGACCTACACGGTCCGCGGGAAGTACGCCCACGCGTGGGTGGAGGTCTACTTCCCGGGCGAGGGCTGGGTGACGTTCGACCCGACGCCGGCCGCGGCGCGGGCCAGCGCCCGAGGGTCAGTCGAGGCCGACCTCGCCGGCGCGGCGGGGGCGACCGGGCAGGCTGCCGCCGCACGAACGCCGGGCGGCTCGTCGTCGGTGGGGAGCCGCTCGGCCGCCCGGGCGGCCGGCGCCCCCGCAGGTGCCATCGCTCAGTCCGACGAGGAGTACGTCCGTGCCGACGTCGACGTCGAACTGGACGGGGCGGTCGTCCCGGGGAACGTCGTGACGGCGACCGTCCGCGACCCGGAGACGGGCGAGCGGCTCCCGGACCACCAGGTCCGGTTCAACGACGACCCCATCGGCGTGACCGACCGGGACGGCGAGGTCACCGGGCGGGTGCCGTACGCGGAGTCGCTGCGCGTGACGGTCCACCGACCGGCCGCGGGGACCGCCACACCCGACGGCGACGGCGGCTTCGGCGGCGGCGACGGCGAACTCGCGACCGCGACGGCCACGCCGACCGTGACGCCGGCCGGTGGCGGGGGTGGGGGTGGACAGGCGGGTCGAACCCGCGAGCCCAGCACCATCCAGGACCTCCGCTACAGCGGCCGGTCGGTGACGCTCGGCGGCCCCATCGACCGTCTCTCGAACGAGGTCCTGTTCACCGTCACCGTCGTCGACGGCGCCGAGCGGTTCGCGCCGGGGACCGGTGGAACCCGGACGGCGACCGCCACAGCCGTTCCGGCGGCGACCACCACCGGTACCTCGGCGCTGGCCGTGGGGCCACGGCGGGTGCGGAGCGCCGGCGCGCTGGCGACCACGACCCGCCGGGGAGCGCGCGCCCGGCAGGACGACGAGCCCATCCCGCTGAACACGACCATCGACGTGACGCTCTCGCCGGGATCCGTGCCGGCGCCCGGACGTGAGGTGACCGTCAGCGCCGACATCGAGGGCGTTCCGGTCGCGGACGCGACCGTCTCCGTCGCCGGGGAGACCTACACCACCGACGACCGCGGCCGGGCGACGGTCCCGGCCCCGTTCCGGCCGCGTGCGAACGTGAGTGTCCGGCGCGACGCGGCGACGGGCGCGGCGGTCCTCGCGGTCCGGACCGACGACCGCCGACTCGCGTTCGACGGCGAGCCACGCCCCGGGGGCAACGTCAGCGTCCGTGGCTCGGTGGCCAGCGTCCCGCTCGCGGAGGCGGCGGTGCGGGTGAACGGCCGGCGGGTCGCGACCACGGACGAGCGCGGCCGGGCGACGGTTCCGGTTCCCTACGCCGAGCGGCTGAACGTCACGCTGGCGCGCGACCGGGTGGCGGTGAACGCCTCGCGCGAGCTGCCGACCCGGCTCCGGATACGCCCGCGCGGGCTGGTCTCCCCGGGCGGGAACGTCGAGACTCACGTCACGCTGGGCCGGGAGCCGGTGGCGAACGCGAGCGTCTTCGTCGGTGGCGAGCGGGTCGGGCGCACGGCCGCCGACGGCACCCTGGCCGTCGACCTGCCGGTGGCGCTCGGGACGAGCGTCGGCGCGCGGCGCGGCGCGGCGACCGGCGTCCACCGCGTGACGCTGTGGCCGTGGTGGTTCGCGGGGCTGGCGCTGCTCGGCGCGGGACTGACGCTCGTCGCCTCCCGCGGGCTCGCCGTCGCCGACAGCGAGTTCGAGGTCGACCCGGCGCTCCTGGGCCGCCCGTGGGAGTTGCTGCGCCTGCTCCGGCTGGGCGTGCTGCTGGCGGGCCTGTTCGTGCTCCGGGCCGTCGCGCGCCGCGTCGGGGGCCCCGACGTCGACGTCCCGGACTTCGACGAGGCCGACCGCGAGCCGCCGGAGGTGCCGGCACCGGACGCCGACGAGAACACCGTCTACCGGACCTGGGCGCGGTTCGCCGACGGCGTCGACATGGTCGACCGCTCGCCCGGCGAGGTGGCCAGCGAGGCGACCCGCCGGGGCCTCCCGGCCGGGCCCGTCGAGCGCCTCCGCGAGGCGTTCGAGGCGGTCCGGTACGGTGACCGCGACCCCGCGGCCACCGAGGAGACCGCTCGCGAGGCCTTCCGCGAGGTCGAGTGCGCCAGCCGCGAGGCCGCGAGTCGCGACGACGGGCGCGATGGGCGCGCCGCCGCCGGGCACGACGGCACCGTGAGCGATGACGACGACCGGGGTGATGGCCGGTGA
- a CDS encoding DUF7269 family protein: protein MNRRDLLGGLAVGLAALGLLARSGSALPPGLGTPLAAAGRAATPGTAVALALATAVGAAALVRGQLGTDAPDPTASFRAAPTPADDLPLLGAEVAAALDRLEDQGPGTDPADRETVRTAVERAGVTVLSRAEGIDDETARAQFRRGDWTTDPAVAAFCGAEVSVPLRRRLAEALAPEPRFVGRARRTVDALAAVADGTRGDDAGSPGRTAAAGRTAAAGDGGGRR from the coding sequence GTGAACCGGCGCGACCTCCTCGGCGGGCTGGCGGTCGGACTGGCGGCGCTGGGGCTCCTGGCACGGTCCGGCTCGGCCCTGCCGCCGGGGCTCGGGACGCCGCTCGCGGCCGCCGGCCGCGCCGCCACGCCGGGCACCGCGGTCGCCCTCGCCCTCGCGACGGCCGTCGGCGCGGCGGCCCTCGTCCGGGGGCAACTGGGGACCGACGCGCCGGACCCGACCGCGTCCTTCCGTGCGGCGCCGACACCCGCGGACGACCTGCCGCTGCTGGGGGCCGAGGTCGCGGCCGCGCTCGACCGGCTCGAGGACCAGGGTCCCGGTACCGACCCGGCCGACCGGGAGACCGTCCGGACCGCCGTCGAGCGGGCCGGCGTGACCGTCCTCTCGCGGGCCGAGGGCATCGACGACGAGACCGCCCGGGCGCAGTTCCGCCGCGGCGACTGGACCACCGACCCCGCGGTGGCGGCGTTCTGCGGCGCCGAGGTGTCGGTCCCGCTCCGCCGACGCCTGGCGGAGGCGCTCGCCCCCGAGCCACGGTTCGTCGGCCGGGCGCGACGGACCGTCGACGCGCTGGCGGCCGTCGCGGATGGGACTCGGGGGGATGACGCCGGGTCCCCGGGGCGGACCGCCGCTGCCGGACGGACCGCCGCGGCCGGCGACGGTGGTGGTCGCCGATGA
- a CDS encoding DUF58 domain-containing protein → MSDPPSPVAADRWAVAVGIAVLALGFGLVTQNRAVLVATVVPLAFVAYGRLSTAPTPELSARRSFDPARPAVGERVAVTVTVRNRGAALRDCRLADTVPGALGVVDGPAAAATTLRAGEETEFTYTVRARRGDHEFGPVRAAAVGGGDAATVELSAESRLRCRATGAADESGAPTTASGDATTNSRGGGVEFHAVREYQRTDPLSRVDWRRFARTGELATVEFREDRSATVAIVVDATASTFRRAAADAPTAVEYALFAAEGAFEALLERDATVALAFYPDAPAALGPGTGVDHRTLGRRAFDAYGPGGTRDPAGEPSELRSDGGGDPFGDAFEPAGGPGGDDEGDAGADAVSSESSERDPGRYDPGTAFGGDGGAGHEEPDPVTALRASLPSGARVLFCSPLLDDGAADLVRTLRADEHDVRVLSPALDAPTPAARLPALERADRLAALRGEGIGVVDWTDEPLREALARALREW, encoded by the coding sequence ATGAGCGACCCGCCGTCTCCGGTCGCGGCCGACCGGTGGGCCGTCGCGGTGGGAATCGCGGTGCTGGCGCTCGGGTTCGGGCTGGTGACGCAGAACCGGGCGGTGCTGGTCGCGACCGTGGTCCCGCTCGCGTTCGTCGCGTACGGTCGGCTCTCGACGGCGCCGACGCCCGAGCTGAGCGCCCGCCGCTCGTTCGACCCTGCACGGCCCGCGGTCGGCGAGCGGGTCGCGGTGACGGTCACCGTCCGGAACCGGGGGGCGGCGCTGCGGGACTGCCGGCTCGCCGACACCGTTCCGGGGGCGCTGGGCGTCGTCGACGGGCCGGCCGCGGCCGCCACGACGCTCCGGGCCGGCGAGGAGACCGAGTTCACGTACACCGTCCGGGCGCGCCGTGGCGACCACGAGTTCGGGCCGGTCCGGGCGGCGGCCGTCGGCGGTGGCGACGCGGCGACCGTCGAGCTGTCGGCCGAATCCCGGCTCCGCTGCCGGGCCACCGGCGCGGCCGACGAGAGCGGCGCCCCCACCACGGCCAGCGGCGACGCCACGACCAACTCCCGCGGCGGCGGCGTCGAGTTCCACGCGGTCCGAGAGTACCAGCGGACCGACCCGCTCTCGCGGGTGGACTGGCGACGCTTCGCCCGGACGGGCGAACTCGCGACCGTCGAGTTCCGCGAGGACCGCTCGGCGACCGTCGCCATCGTCGTGGACGCGACGGCATCGACCTTCCGGCGGGCCGCGGCCGACGCCCCGACGGCCGTCGAGTACGCCCTGTTCGCGGCCGAGGGTGCGTTCGAGGCCCTCCTCGAGCGTGACGCGACGGTCGCGCTCGCGTTCTACCCGGACGCGCCGGCAGCCCTCGGCCCGGGAACCGGCGTCGACCACCGGACGTTGGGCCGCCGCGCGTTCGACGCCTACGGTCCCGGGGGCACCCGCGACCCGGCCGGGGAGCCGTCCGAACTGCGCTCCGACGGCGGGGGCGACCCCTTCGGCGACGCGTTCGAGCCCGCTGGCGGTCCGGGTGGCGACGACGAGGGCGATGCCGGGGCCGACGCGGTCAGCAGCGAGTCGAGCGAACGCGACCCGGGCCGGTACGACCCGGGGACCGCGTTCGGCGGCGACGGCGGGGCGGGCCACGAGGAGCCGGACCCGGTGACGGCGCTGCGCGCGTCGCTCCCGTCCGGCGCGCGGGTGCTGTTCTGCTCCCCGCTGCTGGACGACGGGGCGGCCGACCTCGTGCGGACGCTCCGGGCCGACGAGCACGACGTCCGGGTGCTGTCGCCCGCGCTCGACGCACCGACGCCGGCGGCACGGCTGCCGGCGTTGGAACGGGCGGACCGGCTGGCGGCCCTCCGCGGTGAGGGGATCGGTGTCGTGGACTGGACCGACGAACCGCTGCGCGAGGCGCTCGCCCGCGCGCTCCGGGAGTGGTGA
- a CDS encoding TetR/AcrR family transcriptional regulator has translation MTGQTASGGDTTQPSEQGTRAEIMDATYEALSKHGYADLTIQTIADEFSKSKSLLYYHYDSKDDLLVDFLDWLVEEFAAAVGADATSDPAERIRTVFGMLVPGDDDDGIRLSLLDLRMRAPRDERFAQRFSALDERIQEEFEAAVREGVARDRFRDVDPEYVAETLYSLATGISVRRLTTDHEGGVSQRSLEDVLERLRA, from the coding sequence ATGACCGGACAAACTGCAAGCGGCGGGGACACGACCCAACCGAGCGAACAGGGGACCAGAGCGGAGATCATGGACGCGACCTACGAGGCGTTGAGCAAGCACGGCTACGCCGACCTGACCATCCAGACCATCGCCGACGAGTTCTCGAAGTCCAAGTCGTTGCTGTACTACCACTACGACTCGAAGGACGACCTGCTCGTCGACTTTCTGGACTGGCTGGTCGAGGAGTTCGCGGCGGCGGTCGGAGCCGACGCGACCAGCGACCCGGCGGAGCGCATCCGGACGGTGTTCGGGATGCTCGTCCCCGGCGATGACGACGACGGCATCCGGCTGTCGCTGCTCGATCTCCGGATGCGTGCCCCCCGCGACGAACGGTTCGCCCAGCGCTTCAGCGCGCTCGACGAGCGCATCCAGGAGGAGTTCGAGGCGGCCGTCCGCGAGGGGGTCGCCCGCGACCGGTTCCGCGATGTCGACCCGGAGTACGTGGCCGAGACCCTCTACTCCCTGGCCACGGGCATCAGCGTCCGCCGACTGACCACGGACCACGAGGGCGGCGTGAGCCAGCGCAGCCTCGAGGACGTCCTCGAACGGCTCCGGGCCTGA
- a CDS encoding helix-turn-helix domain-containing protein, giving the protein MTPSDQSGRARLFAVAVAAWLLLGAVAGIPAAAATTDAGTGQLGDDDGGLLNETVDSTTDTVDSTVDSTTDAVDDTTDTVAETTDSTTETVDSTVEGTTDTVDTATGGATEDTTDAVTDATDGVTDAADTTTDGVTDAADTTTDEVDAAVGDTTSTTDAVTDDTTDAVSAATEGDLEGTAGSLDDATDETTTLTTDRVTSLAETTGEVTAELTETTGEATTDLAGGTTGALAELGGDSGVSVVGSTAGAAVGNVAGSSPDETLSGGSDDTASSGQAARLESGSDDGSDGPDGATDGTGDGAAGDASGERSVAAEPDGPLLTLGGPGGVPVSEDAATGLGLGALLVGAVGAAVRQASAAGGTGAGTTAARAASTAVASGEGPLSRLARMLSVLRYSRYDDSDPLELDARRAVYEAISDQPGEPITAVSDRADVNLSTARHHVKVLQREELVATARVRNCERFYPAGTEDLELAAAMADECTADILDALVRLEPASVSGLADEVDRSPSTVTHHLQKLEDDEIVVRERAGRSVENKLSEPARAALDPETERRQHAAERRLEAEAERSDAASGASAD; this is encoded by the coding sequence ATGACGCCCAGCGACCAGTCAGGCCGTGCCCGGCTGTTCGCTGTGGCGGTCGCCGCGTGGCTCCTCCTCGGTGCCGTCGCCGGCATCCCCGCCGCTGCCGCCACGACGGACGCTGGGACCGGACAGCTGGGAGACGACGACGGGGGCCTCCTGAACGAGACGGTCGACTCCACCACGGACACGGTCGATTCGACCGTCGACTCGACCACCGATGCCGTGGACGACACCACGGACACGGTCGCTGAGACGACCGATTCCACCACCGAGACGGTCGATTCGACCGTCGAGGGGACGACCGACACCGTCGACACGGCGACCGGCGGTGCGACGGAGGACACCACGGACGCCGTCACCGACGCCACCGACGGGGTGACCGACGCGGCCGACACGACGACCGACGGGGTGACCGACGCGGCCGACACGACGACCGACGAGGTGGACGCGGCGGTCGGCGACACGACATCGACGACGGACGCGGTGACCGACGACACGACCGACGCGGTCTCGGCTGCGACCGAGGGCGACCTCGAGGGGACGGCCGGGTCCCTCGACGACGCGACCGACGAGACCACGACCCTCACGACCGACCGGGTTACCTCGCTGGCCGAGACGACGGGCGAGGTGACGGCGGAACTCACCGAGACGACCGGCGAGGCGACGACGGACCTGGCCGGCGGGACGACCGGGGCGCTCGCCGAGCTGGGCGGCGACTCCGGCGTGTCGGTGGTCGGGTCGACGGCGGGGGCCGCCGTCGGGAACGTCGCCGGGAGTTCACCCGACGAGACGCTCTCGGGCGGGAGTGACGACACGGCGTCGAGCGGGCAGGCCGCCCGCCTCGAGAGCGGGTCGGACGACGGTAGTGACGGACCCGACGGCGCGACGGATGGAACCGGCGACGGGGCGGCCGGGGACGCGAGCGGCGAGCGGTCGGTCGCGGCCGAGCCGGACGGCCCGCTGCTGACACTCGGCGGCCCGGGCGGCGTGCCCGTCTCCGAGGACGCCGCGACCGGCCTCGGCCTCGGGGCGCTCCTGGTCGGCGCCGTCGGCGCCGCGGTCCGGCAGGCATCGGCGGCCGGGGGGACCGGCGCCGGGACGACCGCCGCCCGGGCGGCCTCCACCGCCGTCGCGAGCGGCGAGGGGCCGCTCTCGCGGCTCGCACGGATGCTGTCGGTCCTCCGGTACTCCCGGTACGACGACTCGGACCCCCTCGAACTCGACGCCCGCCGGGCGGTCTACGAGGCCATCAGCGACCAGCCCGGCGAGCCCATCACCGCGGTCAGCGACCGGGCCGACGTCAACCTCTCGACCGCACGCCACCACGTGAAGGTGCTCCAGCGTGAGGAACTCGTCGCGACCGCCCGGGTCCGCAACTGCGAGCGGTTCTACCCCGCCGGCACCGAGGACCTCGAACTGGCGGCGGCGATGGCCGACGAGTGCACGGCGGACATCCTCGACGCGCTCGTCCGGCTGGAGCCCGCCTCGGTCAGCGGGCTCGCCGACGAGGTCGACCGCTCACCCTCCACCGTGACCCACCACCTCCAGAAGCTGGAGGACGACGAGATCGTGGTCCGGGAGCGGGCCGGACGCTCGGTCGAGAACAAGCTCTCGGAGCCGGCGCGCGCGGCGCTCGACCCGGAGACCGAGCGCCGCCAGCACGCCGCCGAGCGCCGACTCGAGGCCGAGGCCGAGCGGTCGGACGCGGCCTCCGGCGCGAGCGCCGACTGA
- a CDS encoding molybdopterin-dependent oxidoreductase gives MSLPDRLSRLTPSAELVDWSLFVAVAVLLTTGLATAFAGSLGDAWLFVVHGVAGLSLVVLVGVKLHRVRARVRAGVRARSGRVALSLLLATLVLGALGTGLWFVFGGPLFVGPLALLVIHVLLGLAIVPVLWVHLRDRLHAPTDALAGSDRRDALRYAGLVGAGAVAWRTQKTVNRALGTDSADRRFTGSRERGSGDGNRFPVTMWVADDPDPVDVGAWSLSVEGAVSEPFALESDALPTDGERTALLDCTSGWYSEHDWSGVRVADLLDRAGVDDDARWVQFRSVTGYRWSLPVEEARGALLATAVDGESLSHGHGFPLRLVAPERRGFQWVKWVESVRVTRRRELGEWVAIFVSGLGE, from the coding sequence GTGTCGCTCCCCGACCGCCTCTCGCGGCTGACACCGTCCGCCGAGCTGGTGGACTGGTCGCTGTTCGTCGCCGTGGCCGTCCTGCTGACGACGGGGCTGGCGACGGCCTTCGCCGGGAGCCTCGGTGACGCCTGGCTGTTCGTCGTCCACGGCGTCGCGGGCCTGTCGCTGGTCGTTCTGGTCGGGGTGAAGCTGCACCGCGTCCGCGCCCGCGTCCGGGCGGGCGTCCGCGCCCGCTCGGGCAGGGTCGCCCTATCGCTCCTGCTCGCGACGCTCGTCCTGGGGGCGCTCGGGACGGGACTGTGGTTCGTGTTCGGCGGGCCCCTCTTCGTCGGCCCGCTCGCGCTGCTCGTCATCCACGTCCTGCTGGGGCTGGCCATCGTCCCTGTCCTGTGGGTCCACCTCCGGGACCGGCTGCACGCGCCGACCGACGCACTCGCGGGCAGCGACCGCCGGGACGCGCTCCGCTACGCGGGCCTCGTGGGCGCCGGGGCGGTGGCGTGGCGCACGCAGAAGACCGTCAACCGCGCGCTCGGGACCGACAGCGCGGACCGCCGGTTCACCGGCTCGCGCGAGCGGGGCTCCGGCGACGGCAACCGCTTCCCGGTCACGATGTGGGTCGCCGACGATCCCGACCCGGTCGACGTGGGCGCGTGGTCGCTCTCGGTCGAGGGCGCCGTCTCGGAGCCGTTCGCGCTCGAGTCCGACGCGCTCCCGACCGACGGCGAGCGGACCGCCCTGCTCGACTGCACCTCGGGGTGGTACTCCGAACACGACTGGTCGGGTGTCCGGGTGGCCGACCTGCTCGACCGGGCCGGGGTCGACGACGACGCCCGCTGGGTCCAGTTCCGCTCCGTGACGGGGTACCGGTGGTCACTCCCCGTCGAGGAGGCCCGCGGGGCGCTGCTGGCGACGGCCGTCGACGGCGAGTCGCTCTCGCACGGCCACGGCTTCCCGCTGCGCCTGGTCGCGCCGGAGCGCCGCGGCTTCCAGTGGGTGAAGTGGGTCGAGTCGGTCCGGGTCACGCGCCGCCGCGAACTCGGCGAGTGGGTCGCCATCTTCGTCAGCGGATTGGGTGAGTAG
- a CDS encoding nucleoside recognition protein, whose translation MVAEPVALAGEVLATVLPRVAKIALFIGVGVALADLLVSAGLLQRVTGLSRRLTGPANLPDEAGTAIVTTAASTTAGYGMLAEYRDEGRMDDRATLVAVTINTFFGFVQHIPTFYAPVLIPILGLRVGLAYVASRALVALAITCTGVLAGRLLLDPPERPATADEGADASGDPVEADGGESTGRGPSDGAVDGRMDDVPDSTRGKLVGAARSGAGKVRDILPRLAVVYALVVLLTRFYDPSNLTALAGPLSGTTGLPGAAVPVIAVFALDTTNGALVLAPLVRDGTFGVRAAVATMLIGGIVSFAVSTFKRSIPFQYGIWGAEFGSKVVAVNTALKVVWIAMAVAVVLYAPLPL comes from the coding sequence ATGGTCGCCGAACCCGTCGCCCTCGCCGGTGAGGTCCTCGCCACGGTCCTGCCACGGGTCGCGAAGATCGCGCTGTTCATCGGCGTCGGCGTCGCGCTGGCGGACCTGCTGGTCTCGGCCGGCCTGCTCCAGCGGGTGACGGGGCTCTCGCGTCGACTCACCGGCCCCGCCAACCTCCCCGACGAGGCCGGGACCGCCATCGTCACCACCGCCGCCTCCACGACGGCGGGCTACGGGATGCTCGCCGAGTACCGCGACGAGGGCCGCATGGACGACCGCGCGACGCTCGTCGCCGTCACCATCAACACGTTCTTCGGCTTCGTCCAGCACATCCCCACGTTCTACGCTCCCGTCCTGATACCCATCCTGGGCCTCCGGGTCGGCCTCGCGTACGTCGCGAGCAGGGCGCTGGTCGCGCTCGCCATCACGTGCACGGGCGTCCTGGCGGGTCGGCTCCTCCTCGACCCGCCGGAGCGGCCGGCGACGGCCGACGAGGGCGCCGACGCGTCGGGCGACCCGGTCGAGGCCGACGGCGGCGAGTCCACCGGGCGGGGGCCGTCGGACGGGGCCGTCGACGGCCGCATGGACGACGTTCCCGACTCGACGCGGGGCAAACTGGTCGGCGCGGCGCGCTCCGGCGCCGGGAAGGTCCGCGACATCCTGCCCAGGCTGGCGGTGGTCTACGCCCTCGTCGTCCTCCTGACGCGGTTCTACGACCCGTCGAACCTGACGGCGCTGGCCGGACCGCTCTCCGGGACCACTGGCCTGCCCGGCGCGGCCGTCCCGGTCATCGCGGTCTTCGCGCTGGACACGACCAACGGCGCGCTGGTGCTGGCCCCGCTCGTCCGGGACGGGACCTTCGGCGTCCGGGCGGCGGTCGCGACGATGCTCATCGGGGGCATCGTCTCCTTCGCAGTCTCCACGTTCAAGCGCTCCATCCCGTTCCAGTACGGCATCTGGGGCGCGGAGTTCGGCTCGAAGGTGGTCGCCGTGAACACGGCGCTGAAGGTGGTCTGGATAGCGATGGCGGTCGCCGTCGTGCTGTACGCGCCGCTCCCGCTGTGA
- a CDS encoding EamA family transporter — translation MFGIASFVVPSSAIPSHAMLPPGVALAVAAALAFGGYLVAYKRAFADLPATVYVAANEAAALGWYAVIAAVTWPTGEPLVPPGTGLRDGLLVAGVGLAAGAATLVSIRAFKLGEVSYVAPLNKLVPVFVLPLELLVLAERLGPLQVVGVLVATAAIYVANYEGGGALAPFRRAAGYTPARLALGGAVLFAVADVGTRAALSTTALVPQAVALATLVGVTLVSLPFAASRLPESGLRESLPGLVALAAVFAVAIHLAVLAFDAAPASVVSPVVNTQAVVAVVLGGLLLGERGLGRRLLAALLAVAGVALIAAG, via the coding sequence GTGTTCGGGATTGCGTCGTTCGTGGTTCCATCGTCGGCCATCCCCTCGCACGCGATGCTCCCACCCGGCGTCGCGCTGGCGGTCGCGGCGGCGCTCGCGTTCGGCGGCTACCTCGTCGCCTACAAGCGGGCGTTCGCGGACCTCCCCGCGACCGTCTACGTCGCCGCCAACGAGGCCGCCGCCCTGGGCTGGTACGCCGTCATCGCCGCGGTCACGTGGCCGACCGGCGAGCCGCTGGTTCCGCCGGGCACCGGGCTCCGGGACGGCCTGCTCGTCGCCGGCGTGGGCCTCGCGGCGGGGGCCGCCACGCTGGTCTCCATCCGGGCGTTCAAGCTCGGCGAGGTCTCCTACGTCGCCCCGCTGAACAAGCTCGTTCCGGTGTTCGTCCTGCCGCTGGAGCTCCTGGTGCTGGCCGAGCGGCTCGGTCCGCTCCAGGTGGTGGGCGTCCTGGTCGCGACCGCGGCCATCTACGTCGCCAACTACGAGGGTGGCGGCGCGCTCGCGCCCTTCCGGCGCGCGGCCGGGTACACGCCCGCCAGGCTCGCACTCGGGGGCGCGGTCCTGTTCGCGGTCGCGGACGTGGGCACTCGCGCGGCGCTCTCGACGACGGCGCTCGTCCCGCAGGCGGTCGCCCTCGCCACGCTCGTCGGCGTCACGCTCGTCTCGCTCCCGTTCGCAGCCTCCAGGCTCCCGGAGAGCGGCCTCCGCGAGTCGCTGCCCGGCCTCGTGGCGCTCGCGGCCGTGTTCGCCGTCGCCATCCACCTGGCCGTGCTGGCGTTCGACGCCGCGCCCGCCAGCGTCGTCTCCCCGGTCGTCAACACGCAGGCCGTCGTCGCGGTGGTGCTGGGCGGCCTGCTGCTCGGCGAGCGCGGTCTCGGCCGGCGGCTGCTGGCCGCGCTGCTCGCCGTCGCTGGCGTGGCGCTCATCGCCGCCGGGTAG